From one Halomarina ordinaria genomic stretch:
- a CDS encoding adenine deaminase → MTESVDTLVRGTLVNVHTGTLEDGTVAIDDGEIVALADRPADRVLDAEYVAPGLVDAHMHVESSMVTLPEYGNAVLPGGVTSVVCDPHEIANVLGEAGVRAVVEDAANTPLKARFTVPSSVPASGLQDTGATLDAAAVATLLDLDPVVALGEVMDIPGLVAGDSEVHAKIAAARERGLTVDGHLAGVDGAALHEAARYLDTDHESITLAEARRRAGLGLRVYLREGSSSRNLADLLPLVDGVDTRLLSLCTDDTEVTDLVDRGGVDFAVRTAIAEGADPVDVVQMATLNTAESYDLPFGRLKPGAPADLVLLDDLTAWDVAHVMVDGELDPTAADRTGTTNLAADTVQFDPVSGRDLAITATDDVGETVPVRVIDAVGGLQTDSMRATVPVEADALVPPVDEDVLSLAVIERHGRDGGIGRGFVHGLGLHRGAVGSTVAHDAHNCVVAGADRDSMARVANHLRDIGGGLAAFDPETAEMASLPLPVAGLMSDEPIEVVAEQYETVEAFVTDLGLVDNGLMELSFLALEVIPTYRLTNNGLVDVGAADHVDVVRQ, encoded by the coding sequence ATGACTGAGTCGGTCGACACGCTCGTCCGCGGAACGCTGGTGAACGTCCACACCGGGACGCTCGAGGACGGGACGGTCGCTATCGACGACGGCGAGATCGTCGCGCTGGCAGACCGTCCGGCCGACCGCGTCCTCGACGCGGAGTACGTCGCGCCCGGCCTCGTCGACGCCCACATGCACGTCGAGTCGAGCATGGTGACGCTCCCGGAGTACGGCAACGCGGTCCTGCCCGGTGGCGTGACCAGCGTCGTCTGCGACCCACACGAGATCGCGAACGTCCTGGGGGAGGCCGGCGTTCGCGCCGTCGTCGAGGACGCGGCGAACACGCCGCTGAAGGCCCGGTTCACCGTTCCGTCCAGCGTCCCGGCCTCCGGGCTCCAGGACACCGGGGCGACGCTGGACGCGGCGGCCGTGGCGACGCTGCTCGACCTCGACCCTGTCGTCGCACTCGGCGAGGTGATGGACATCCCGGGGCTGGTCGCCGGCGACAGCGAGGTCCACGCGAAGATAGCGGCCGCCCGTGAGCGCGGCCTCACCGTCGACGGACACCTGGCGGGCGTCGACGGGGCGGCCCTCCACGAAGCGGCTCGGTATCTCGACACCGACCACGAGAGCATCACGCTCGCCGAAGCGCGACGGCGGGCGGGACTCGGCCTCCGGGTCTACCTGCGCGAGGGGTCGTCGAGCAGGAACCTCGCCGACCTCCTGCCGCTCGTCGACGGCGTCGACACCCGTCTGCTCTCCCTCTGTACCGACGACACGGAGGTGACGGACCTCGTCGACCGCGGCGGCGTCGACTTCGCGGTCCGCACGGCCATCGCCGAGGGTGCCGACCCCGTCGACGTCGTCCAGATGGCGACCCTCAACACGGCCGAGAGCTACGACCTCCCCTTCGGGCGGCTCAAACCCGGGGCACCGGCCGACCTGGTGTTGCTCGACGACCTGACCGCGTGGGACGTCGCCCACGTGATGGTCGACGGCGAACTGGACCCCACGGCGGCGGACCGCACCGGGACGACGAACCTGGCGGCGGACACCGTCCAGTTCGACCCGGTGTCGGGCAGGGACCTCGCGATAACGGCGACGGACGACGTCGGCGAGACGGTCCCCGTCCGGGTCATCGACGCCGTCGGTGGGCTGCAGACCGACTCCATGCGAGCGACCGTCCCGGTCGAAGCGGACGCGCTGGTCCCGCCGGTCGACGAGGACGTCCTCTCGCTGGCCGTCATCGAGCGACACGGCCGGGACGGGGGGATCGGACGGGGATTCGTCCACGGTCTCGGCCTGCACCGCGGAGCCGTCGGTTCCACCGTCGCCCACGACGCACACAACTGCGTGGTCGCCGGTGCGGACCGCGACTCCATGGCCCGCGTGGCCAACCACCTCCGTGACATCGGCGGCGGGCTCGCCGCTTTCGACCCGGAGACCGCCGAAATGGCGTCGCTCCCGCTCCCGGTGGCGGGACTGATGTCCGACGAGCCCATCGAGGTGGTGGCCGAGCAGTACGAGACCGTCGAGGCGTTCGTGACGGACCTCGGTCTGGTCGACAACGGACTGATGGAGCTGTCGTTCCTCGCCCTCGAGGTCATCCCGACGTATCGCCTGACGAACAACGGGCTGGTCGACGTCGGGGCGGCGGACCACGTCGACGTGGTCCGCCAGTGA